A region of the Panthera leo isolate Ple1 chromosome F2, P.leo_Ple1_pat1.1, whole genome shotgun sequence genome:
CAGGCGGAGGCCCTGGCGCCCACTGGAGCGTTGTCTCCCTCCCAGCTCCAAATTCACCCCTGCTGTGCACTCTGTAAAAGCGGACCTGGGCCCCAGTGTCACCCTCGCCAGCTGGCGCGAGGGCACGGGGGCAGCGTGGGGACACAGGAGGGGCTCCCGCCCTCGATCCCACGGGCACCCCCGggactcctcccccaccccccgggccgTTTCACAGCCGGTCTCCCGTGACCCCCTCCCCGTGTGGCACCTGTCCCGGCATCTCGGCGGGCTCGGCTCTGTGCCACACCAGCTTCTCTGCCACGCAGGGGCGTAGCCATGCCCTCGGCTCTGGGGATGGGGGTCCtcctggcctggggcaggggctctCCTCCACGACGCTGGGACGTGCGACATCACGTACTCCCGTCCACGCGCCGTCCCTGCGGTCCCGCGGCCTTCAGAGTTGGCTCCCCCGCAAACCGGCCAGCCCCCCGCAGCCCCCAGGTCCTGCAGCGGTTAACCACCCCTCACGTTAACCTCCCCTGCTCAAATCGCTGTGACGTCTGTCTCCTGAACGCATCCTAGGGACACAGACGCTGAGCCCCGATCACAGCCACGAGGGTCAAGGGCGGCAGCCCCGCGGGCGCCCGCGGCCTGTGCCTCGGGTGACGCGTCACCATCATCAACCACGGGGGACAGCCTAATGCCCAGAAGCGCTGCACGCAGTTTCCCGCGGGCAGGGAGCTGGGCATTGCAGCTGGTGGAAGGTCACGGCCACACCGCGCCCCTCCAGGCACCAGTGCGGctccagggtggggaggggcttctCCTCAGACCCGAGCACAGACCGTGGGAAAGCAACACGTCCGGCCACGAAACTTCCGCACCAGCAGAGACACAGTAAGCAAAGTGCGAGAAGTCACAGACTGGGCAACGGCAATTACGGTACAAACAACTGGCCAAGGACCCACGCCTGGAGCCTGCGGAGAATTCCTCGTTCGCACAAAAAACACCACCGGCACGCGGCGGGCGAAGCGCTCGGCACGGAGGCCCCGCCGGCTCCCCAGCAAGGTGGCGCCTACCGAAGTCACTGCCCTCCGGACCCTGAGAAGCCCCGCTCCCTTTCTCCGGGCACCTTCACCCCCAGACCGTAGCCTTCCCCGCTTCTCAGGAAACGTCTGCCGTCTCCCAGCTGCGGCGGGGACCCCCAAGCCCCCGCCCACCTCGACCAGATCCAGTGTGGCCCGGGGCGCCAGCCTGCCCGCCACCAGCTGGAGAAAAGCCCGGGATGGGGACCGCGGTCCCCGAGCGCTGGGGAGGGGTCCCAGCCGGGCTCTGAGGGTCTGGACTCAGAAATAAACGGATCACCAGAAATCAGAGCTGTGGTTTCTTGCTCATCCGCCCCACGCACACGCGTCTCCTCACACGAATCCTCAGCAAGGCGTGTGGGCCCAAGAACGTCCGTGGGGTCCCGGTGTGGCCACTCCCGGGTTCCCAGAGCTACGGGGCCCTCCCCATGTCTGCACTGGGACATCAGTGGGCGCTATGCTCCCCAAAGGCCCCTCCGCAGCGGCCATGGGAACTGCCTCCAGGTAGGGCTTCCCCGTCCAGGTGGGGTGGTCCCCACGTGGCCCTGGAGGCCCCCAGCTCGGTTACTGACAGAGGGGGCCCACTGAGGGAGGCTGAAGGGGCCAGCCCAGCACGGAGCGGGCCTCTAACCAACACCCGCAGGACCGAGTCAGATGCCACCCAAGAGGGTTCCTATATCAAGCCCGTCCCCCTCTGGGTGCTGGGGGTGAGGACCCTCACTGCGCACGGCCCCCGTCCACCTCCccggcctccctgcccctcatccGGGAGGGTGCTGACACCTTACCGTGTAGATGAAAACGTCGTTCTCGGCGCTGAGGCCACGACCCCATGCCAGCTTCCCAAACAGCTCCTTCCGGAACTCCCATTTCAGCAGGATGGCACACCGCAGGAAGGTCAGCTTTGTTTTCTGTGGGCGCCACGCAAAGACAGACGAGTCACCTCCCTCCGCATCCACACCCTCCCGGGCAGAGACCGCAGGACAAGTGGCCCGGAGGCACCGAGGGCCCCGGCCCGGCAAGGACGCCGCTCACAGCCGCGCCCTGGCCGTGTAGCCTGCTCACACCCCGGAGGGGGCACAGGGTGCCCCGCCGTAGTGTCTTCACCCCCCAAGCCCCGTGGGTGCCGTGCTCTTATTCACACAAAAACTCGAGAGGCCAGTGGTCACCCTGGCCACCCAGGCTTCCTTCCTGATGAGGGAGTCTCTCAAGGGCCGGGGGACAGGCACCCAGGGGAGGAAGGCCGGTCCCTCATTCACCAGTACCCAACAGCCCCGCCTCTAGTCTCAGAACTCCTTTAAAGGGTCCCTGTACCACCCACAATGAGCGGAAATCACTCCCAGGACCTCTGGCTGTGACTGTCCAGAGACACGGTCTCAACAGAGGTGAGGTAATCAGGTCCCTGGGTGGCCCTAGGGCAAGCTGTCTGGTGTCCTTACCAGGAGGGGAATCTGGACACGCAGACAGGGGGacgaccacgtgaggacacggggagaagaCGCCATCCATGTGCCCAGGAGAAAGGCCAGAGGGGACCAGCCTGCCACACCCTCGACCCAGCAGCCCTGTCCGCGGCACTTGGTGgcggtgacctgagccgagacggGCCGGTCCCCGAGCtgacctctccctcccttgctgaGTTGAGGGGGGATCGGCCCACCTGGTTTTCACTCCAAAGCCCTCAACCTCCTCCTGAGTCGACCACGCCTCTGTCCCCAGGAGACTGTGCTCCGGAGGGGGGGAGCACCTGTTTTTCAGCATCTAGGACGAGACCCTGATCACAGGAGGACCCTCCGACCCAACCCCAGGCCCAGGCCTGCCCTCAACTTCCTGTGTTCCCATTAGCTCACAGAATGCACCGCCCCCCTCACTCAGAGGCCCCTGGCCTCTGGGCCACTTATCCTAAGACTACAGCTTGTGAGACTGAGTAGGCCGGCCTCCCCCAGGCAGCCTCTCCTGGTTTCTTTGACACTCTCCTCTGAACTTCCAGCTGCACCCCtctagccccccccccacctggcgACACCCCTGCCTTCTACTGGTCTCCCATCCACCCTTCCGTTCACCCCTTCATTTAGCTGCACATTCACTCAGCagctgccctgtgccaggctccggGCTGCTGGCTGGCTGTGCAGACCCAGACCTGATGTGGACCCTCTCCCAGGCTTGAGGGGTTCCCAGCCCATCACACCACCAGTGATGGGTCCGGAGGGCTCCGGGGTCTGGTGGGtctagggcaggggcagagagaagccctGGGACTGAAGGAAGTCCCTTTGTGAGAAGGAAGCAGGAATTCAGGCAGTTTCCCAAGGgccccaggaggggctggagagaaggaGGTGGCCACGATCAAGAGGGCAGCAGGCAGGGCCTACTTGGCAGGGCCAGGCTGTTAGGTGACCACAGTGAGAGCTGAGACCCAGGGATGGGGACCCAGGGCCAGCAGAACGCTGCTGAGGGGTGGAGGCCAGGAAAGCTtccctgagtgggggaggggggcacttgGATGGGGTCTCAGGCGAGAAGCAGGCGTTCCCAGTGTAGAGGGCGGAAGGGGCATTCCCCGAGACCAGAGGGGCCGCTCAAACGGATGATCTGGGAAACCTGGGGCCTTGAAATGGCTGGGAGCTCCAGGGCCGCCCTATGGGTCCTCTGTGGGAGTCAGACACGGTGCCTCCCTGGGGGCAGTGCCCTTGAGGGGGGCACGGTCTGCACTAGGCCCTGGGGAGAGCGGGGAGCGAGAAGGGCCCCAAACTCCAGGCTCCTGAGGCtgactgcgtgtgtgtgtgtgtgtgtgtgtgtgtcgggtgGGGGGTGCTTCGCGGGCTCCTAGACTGGGGGGAGAACGTAGAGGTGAGGGCCGCGCCACCTGGGACGGGCCCTCTCCTTCCCTGCGCCTGTCGCCTGCAAGGCGGGGGGGCCACTCACCATGACCACGTTGGGGCAGGAGTCAGCCAGGTGGAAAAGCAGTGGCACCAGGGCCTGGAAAGCGTGATTCTTGAGTGCCTGCTGGTACTTCTTGCCGCCGCTGTAGAGCACGTCTCCGTACAGGAGGATGGCCCCTCCGCGCACGTCGGCCTGTTCCTGCCGGCAGGTAGAGCCCTCAGCCGCAGGGcggccccccgccgccccccaatCTGCCAGCCACCGCCCATCTCTCACCCTTCTTCCGGCCCAGGGACCTGCGGTGGCCAATGCGCCCTGACGCCGACGCCCGCCCTCTCCAGCTCTGGGACCGTCCGCTGCGCCCCTCCACCGCACCCACCTTGCTGCCCGGGCTGCCCACTGGCACGCACAACCCAGCCTTCTGGGCAGCTGGGGCGCCTTCTCCTCCTGCCACCCCCTCCGGTGGCTGCGGCCAACCCCTTTCTCGGCCACAGCGACCTCACCCCCTCTCCCGGGAGGACCAGGCGCACCCTGCGGCCAGACCGGTCACTTTGAGCTCTGAGACCCAGCAAGAGGCCTCGGGCTttgtgcggggggcgggggggggtggaaagGGGGGCGATGAGGACGCCTCGAGGCTGCGAACCAGCCCCTGCACCTGCACCACGGGCCTGCGCCCCCTTGTCGCCCCCGCCCATCCTTGCTCTCCTGGCCGCGGCCCGCGCCCTCTGCGTGGGGGAGCACGAGGCTTGGGCAAGGTCATTTCTGAGGCGGCCCAGGGGTCTCCCAGAACCTACCTTCCTTGGGGCCAGGCTCCCGCCCAGGTCCACAGGACTTTACCCACAAGCCccgggggtgggaaggggtggggggggaggaagcGGCCTCGGCTGCTCGGATTGGCTGGGGTGGCAGCCGCGGCTGCTCGGATTGGCTGGGGTGGCAGCCGCGGCTGCAGGGATTGGCGGGCTCAAGCGAGGAGCTGCGCCGCCGCCGCGCTTCTCACATCGTCGAACAGCTGCAGCAGGTGCTGGGCTATCCTGAGGCTGGTGGCGCCGACGCCCTGGGTCCCCAGGCGGTGCAGGATGTCGCCCAGGATTTCCATCAGGCCCATGACGTCCTTGGGCTCGGGCCCCACGAAGCCGTCCAGCAGCCCGGCCAGCCGGTTCCGGAGCAGCATCACCTGCGGGCGGACGCAGCCACTCCCGGGCCTGCCCCGCTCCCTGGAAAGTGCCCTTCCCGACTTCACCACCGTTTCTATTCTACGGGTGTCGGCAACTCGGCGGGGCCGTGGCTGCCGCTCCCTGCCCGCGCTGCCTCCTTTAACAATCCGCAGgggcctcagccccagcccccccGGCCTGCACCGTGGGGCATGGACTTGTTCTGGAAGGCCTAAAGGGCAGAAGGAGGACGTGCATCCACACCCAGCCAGGTGCCAGTCCTCTATGTGACGGGTGGCGCATGAACGGGACCACCTAGCAGGTGTGCTGTCGGGTAAGAGACCCCTACTAGAAAGGAGGCCAAAGTCGCAGACCTCAGAGCCCCCTCCGGCCCTGAAATTCTAGGATCCCCGCCGCATGCAACGCAGCACCGTTCCCCAAACGTTCCCCAAACGTTCCCCCCCTCTCCTGCCTTGGCCTGCcctgccttccccacccaccccttccaATCTGACCTGCTGTGGAGGCTCTTCTCACATGCCTCCTCCTCCCTGAAGTCTTCCTGGGATAGGAGCGAGCAGCCCCTGCTCTCACCTTCTCAGGATGCCTCAGGGCACTGCTGAGGCCCTTCAGGCTCATGGCCCGCACCAGCTGGTTGGGGTTGTTCAGGCCCAGGCTCAGGAAGTTGTCCACGGTTCTCCGAGACATGTACTGGGTGAGCTCGTGGCTGTTGAGAAACTGAGTAGTGTTGGCACAGTCAGCTACCAGGGAAAATGGGCCTGTGGCACAGCATGAGATAGTGGGTTAGACGTAAGGAAGCACTTCCAGAGAGCAAGCAGGTCTGACACGGAAGGCAGAAGTTAGGATACCTTTCCGTGGGAGGGTTGGAGCGGAAGTCCAATTCTCGGAGCTTCCTAAGGGCCCGAGGACgctggtgaggggcaggggcaggggcagggcggggccggggaggggctgaCCTCCGCGATGATGAGGATGGCCACGATGTTGTCCCGTTCCTCAGAGCTCTTCAGGGAGATGACCGCCTGTCCCAAGACGGCCTTGACCTCACAGTCATAGTGGGCCATGGCCCTGTCAGATGAGAGAGGCAGGCACGGGGGCCCTGAGGTCTCCATCCTTGGCCCCCATAACCCCCTGCTCACTCGGGGAGGTGGCCCAGGCAACTGAGTCTGGAGCCCAGCTCCCAGTATGGGGTGTAACCTTCCCATGAGGAATGCTCTCTGGGGCcagcaccaccctccccccccccaggctgtGCGCACCTAGCCAAGAGGGTCACCCCCTCGGTGTAGGTTTCCATGTGCTCAAAGAGCTCCCAGCCTCTCAGCAGCTTGAGGTAGGCAAACACCTCCCAGTAGTTGGTGGTCCAGAAGAGACCCTTCAGGGCCTCCAGGCATGTCCTaggggcaggtgggggtgtgCGGAGAGGTGAGTCGGGGCTCGGGGCTGGGCTCTCTGCCTGGACCGTAAGGTCATCGGCGACCTCCTCTCCCATCTGGGCCCCGGTGAGCTGTCACCTTCTAAGCCTGCTCTGCCCCAGGATTCTCACTCCCGCTGGCTTTTGGTGGCTGTGCCCCCTGCTCCCTACTCGGGACTGAAAGCCTCCAGGTGGGGCCAGAGTGCATTCCTTTCCGGGTCCCTAGCACttagcccagggcctggtgccCGCCAGGGGTTCCGTGGGTATGTGGAAGGAACCCCAAAGAGGGCACGGTTGGGGTTCCCCAGGGGGCTGGGCGCCGAGGCCCATCACAAATGTCACCTGCAGGGGCTGAGGGGCTTCCCGTCTAGGACATCCTCCTGGTAGTCTGAGATGCCGTCCACCACATCCAGCTCAAACAGGTAATGGAGCTGCGTGAGCAGGCCCACGAGGACCCCTGCGAAGGCCCAGCGCACCGTGGCCTTGTACTCCTGGGTGTACAGGAGCTCGTAAATGGTACCCAGGGCCTGTGGCGGGCGACAGAGCGGGACTCAGATGGGCGACTCTCCAGGGCCGGCTCCAGTGAGCAGAGGAGTGGGGAGTCACAAGCaagggcgcccccccccccgggcccagGCCCCTGCCGCCTATGCCTGCCTCGGGCCGGGACACTCCCGGGGGCGCTGGCCCCGCTCTGCTGGCCACTCAGCAGTCAAGAGGCCTCGGCTACTCCTGCCGAGACCCTCTACCTGCCGGCTCAGCCAGGCATCCCGCAGGGCCCCTGGATGACAGCGCggttgtgggggcggggggcccggGTGGGCATGCGGGGGGGGTCCTGCTCACCAGCAGGGAGATGAGCTCCGCCTGCTGGGTGAACCTGACGAGCTCTTTGGGGGGTCGCAGCCTCAGCTTCATGTAGAGCAGGGTGAGGACCTTGCGGGCCAGCTGGGTGTTGCTGGCTAGGGCCTTCCACAGGGGTATGACCtgtctggggaggcagggggcccaGTGCCTCCAGGTGGCTGGCCAtgcagggtggaggggggggcgggACGTGACCCTCGGGACAGCAGGATGGCCTGAGATGGCCCGGCCCCCCAGGGACGGTGAGCCCTTCCATCCGCGGGGTCCAGGAGGCTGTATGCGGATGGGGCCCCCGCTCGAAGCCCCGAGCACAGGACAGGCTAGCTTTCCCTAATGTCGGTGCTGATTCCCGCTTTCCCGCACTCCTTTGCCACGTGACCCCAAACAGAGCCCCCATCTTCCCCCTagcttgtgggggtgggggctcaccCCTCAGGCAAAGCGGGCAAAGTGGGTCTGCACTGGGCGTGTCTCCCTGGGGCTCACAGACCTGCATCCCCCAGAGCTCTGTTCCCTGTCCAAGGTGCTGTGGGCCTGTGACAAGCCGGTGCTCCCTGAGACGCTGTGGAGACACCCTGGTGCTCCAGTGGCCCTCAGACTtcaggggacacacacacacacacacacacacacacacacaccattcagGCTGCTTAGAACACGGTCTCTACTCACAGGCCAGGCCCAGCATCACGATGCTGGAGCTCATGACGTCCACACGGTGCAGCCTGGAAACCCAATATTGACCCCGGAAGGGCAGGGGGCCCGTGTGTGTGCTGGGGCCCTGGGCAGCTGGAGGGGGCTGTTTGGGGGCCAGCTGACCTCTGGCCCCTCTGCCAGCTGGTCTCTCAGGGTTCTCCCGGTCTGAGGGACGCTCCCATGCCAAAAGCCCCCTCTGGGGACTGATGGAGCCTCCACCTTAACCCCTCAGCCTGGAACACCTCCAGGGACCCCCTGGCCGTGGTTCGGGAGTCTGGGAAGGAGAGTGGAGTCTCTCTCACTGGAAGGGCCAGTGTCGTGCATGCCGCTGCCTGCCCAGGGATTCTGTGGCCTGGGAGGGGAGACCACGGAGGAAGGATGGGTGTTCACCTCTGGGTCGTGGGTGCCGGTGCCATACCTCTCAGAGGGGTGACACAGGGACAGTATCACCTCGACTGTCTCCTGGGCGTGCTGAGTCCCCAACACTGACACGGCCTGCATCACGGTCTGCAGGGTGTTCTTGAAGATGATAGAGGGCAGCTCCTGGAACAAGCCCTGCAGGATCTCAGCCacctgagcagggaggggcagaccgGGAGGGGGCGTCAGAGCCACCCCCAGCTCCCGCCTCCGTCCCCTGCTGGGGCCGGGGTCTGCCTCCCCCGTGAGGCATCCTGATGGCCTCGCCAGCCTTCAGCCGGTAGCCTGACCGCTACGTGATCCCTGCCCCACGATGAGGCATCTGGACACGTGCAGGACCCGGTGGGGTCGGCGGTGGAAGCGGCACCGTGGCTCACAGCTGGTGTGGCCCCGCCGTCCCCGCGGCCTCACCCCATCTCCCTGTGTGCCTGTGAAAAAGTGAGGATCAACCCCGAGCGGCCAGGAGGGTTGATGGGCCTGGCAGCCCCTGAGAGGCAGTCCTGCCTGTGTGGGCTATGAACTAGGTTGGCCACGCCCCCTTGCCCCACGAAAGGCGTTAAAtccccagggaggtgggggagggggtgggggcagggaatttTTCTCTCCTGACTAAGGTTGAATGAACAAGGCAGGGTGTTGCTGTCAGGGCCCTGGGACCTTGAGGGTCCCGACCGGCCGGGAGGGGTGAACCAGGGGCCCTAGGGCATCGCTGGGTCTCAGCCCTGCTAACAGGGCTGTGCTATTTCAGGGAGCGGGAGGCGGGCCGTGGACTGCGGATGGCTAGGACTGAGCTCGGGACCCACGGCCTCCAGGCCCGGGCGCTCTCTGTGAAGACGTGTGTGCACAGACACGGGTGCGTCCGCGTGCACGCGGGGCCAGccggcctcccccaccccaatccttCCTTAGCGGGTCCCCCGACTCCCGTGGGGAGGTCCGCAGAAGGTGGCCCGCAGCCGGGGCTCAGCGCCCACCTGCTCTGCCTTGATGCTGTGGTCCTCGACGATCATCAGGAGCAACTGTGAGGCCAGGTCACAGCGCAGGTGGTTGTGGCTGCAGAGCCCTCGCAGGAGAGTGAGGACGAGCTGCGTGTGCTGGGCCATGGTCAGGTTCCCATCCAGCACCTGGGCCGGGGGCGCTGCGGTGAGAGGCCGAGGCGGCACCCTCCCTGGTGGTCCtcagccctccagcccctcctgcgTCGGGGTTGGAGacagggccggggtgggggcgcTCCTCGTACTCAGAGGTGGAAAAAATGCCAGGCGAGCAGACTTGTCCCCTCCCCCGCACCAGGCTGCTGGGGCCCCGCCCCTCCTGCCTCAGTGGTGGGTGGTGTGGCCGCCGAGGGCTGAAGGATCACTCTGGGGATGGTGGGAGCAAGCAGTCGTGCCCAGgcagtcaggtgcccctccaccctgCAGCCCGCAGCCAGTCACTGACTCGGGGTACAGGGTCCAGCCCCTGCCTCGAGGTGGGGGACACTTTAAGCTGCCACACTCCCCTGGGTCAGACAGACCACCCCCCTCTTGGCTCCTCCCATCCCCAGCTTGCTTCCCTTACTCCTTCCTCCTGAGCGTGAGTCTCTGTCCCCTAAACTGCACTGAAATTCCTGTCCCAGGCTCTGTTTCTAGGGAACCCACCAGGACCACAGGCTTCTAGGCGGCCAACTCCCTAGGAGGGGTTCCCAGGGGACGACCCTTTGCACGGAGGTGTTGAGGCCTTGCTGCTCCTGTCCCAGCCTGTCCTGAGAGCAGGCAGGGGGTCAGGCTGAGGGACTCTCACTTGgaaggtggggaaactgaggcacggaagGGTTGAACGACCGCCCCGCAGTTTGAGGCAGAGCTTGGACTCAAACCCAAAGCTTTGATGCCCCGTCCGTCTTGAGGGGAGGGCCGGCCCGGGAAGGACgcacacagggagggagggcagaggcgaTGGACgagggagacagacagcatgCTGCTTGCCCGGGACTGTGCATGAGTAGTGAGCGCGGGACAGCCTCAGGCAAACCCAGCTGTCGCCCTAGTGAGGGGCCCCAGGGGTGAGGCCGCAAGAGGAGTGGGGGCCGAGAAGGGAGAGGTCAGCAAGAGCCTCAGGACCCCTCCAAGTCACGGGCGGGAGGGTGCAGGCCGAGATTTCAAGGGGCAGAGTGATGGGGTGCTTTCCCTGCAAGAGAGCGTCCACGTCCCGGCTACGCCTGACCCGCCCCCCAGCTCCCCTGCGCAGGTTGCAGAATGGGCAGGGAGGTGGAGGCCGGAGAGGCCCCCACTCCCGGACAGCCAGGGGCTGCGCGCGGCTCGGGCCCCACCTTCACCAGGTCGTAGAACTTCGTTTCTGTTTCCCTCCTGGCATTTGCTTCAAAGTTCTCCGTTTTATTCAAATACATGAACTTCGACGTGCTGCCTGGCGAGGGGCACCGAGTCAGGGGGCCTGGGGCGGCCAAGCGGCCAGCGCCCCTGAGGTGGGGGGCTCCCAGCTCACCCTTCTGCTGGGTCAGAAGCTGCAGGAGGAGGTAGACGCACTGGTGGGCGTGGCTCTGGGTGACGGGCTCCTTGTCCCTCCACAGCAGCATGAGCAGGCCTATCTGGTGGCCCAGCATGGAGGGGGTGGCCTCCTCCTGGGAGGGGCGGGCAGTGAGCGAGGCCAGGCCCGGCCGCCAGGTGTCTCGTGGGCAGGGCGCCCCCAGGCCCTCGTCCCACGGCGGGACCGCCTCCCCCGCCACCCGGTCTCCCTTCCCCgcttccttcaagtctttgctctgAGGCGGCCTGGCCATCGAGCTCCCCCCGCCGCCCTCTTTGAACTGTGACCCCTGCCCCGGGACTGGGGGCACCCCGGGACCTGCGTCTTGCCCCCCAGCCCCGTGCCTAGCAGCCGAGACGCTCCGTGAATACGGCCGCGAGAATCAGGAACGAGGGCCGGGGTGCCCAGCACGGAGGCAGCCGCGCCATGGGGGCTCCCggcccctctctgggctcaggCCCACCTTCCTGGCTGCCCTCCCGAGGGTGCCGGGCGAGGTGACTCACAGTGAGCCCCACGTAGTCCACCACGTACTTGAGGAACAGGAAGATGGTCTGCACCGCCCGCTGGCGCTCGTGGCTGCTGTCTGACCTCAGCCACGGCTCCATGTGCTGCGATGGGAGAGGAGAGCCCGAGGCCGGCTCAGCGCACggacccaccctcccctcccggACGTGGCCGCTGGGACGCGGAGCGATGGCGGGCCGGCCGCAGCCAGGCGTGCCCACCAGATGGCTCGCCCGTCCGTGCCCGGCCACCGGCTCAGCTCCCCGGGGCGAGGCCGGGTCTGCGCCCAGAGGGAAGCCAGGGTGTTTGAGGGCATACGTCTGCACGGCTGTGCGGGAGCCCGCGGACCATCCCCGGGACTTCCTCCCTGCCCACGGCGGTGCCCGGAGATGAGCCAGGGTCACCTTCTCCTCGCAGGGCCCTCGGCTGTTCTGAAACGCCCACCCCTGTCTTGACGAGAGCCCCCGGGTCAGCGGCGTGGGGCACACCTGGCCGCCTTTGTGTCCGAGGGACACACCCCGGGCGGGCGGAGCCCCAGTCGTGCGCCCCCCGCCAGCCCGAGCCTCACCTGCAGGATGAAGCATAGCTCGTCCACACTCTTGTTCTCGGAGATGAGGCTCTGCAACAGCAGGTCCAGTGCCTGCATCGACTTCCGGTACAGCGCCTGGCGGGGCCGGTGGCCTGGTGTCACTCCCCGGGGGGCGACCCGCCAGCACCGTGGCCCTCCCTGGCCGACACCCTCGCCCATCTCTCCCCTGGTGCCCTGGGACTCGCCCCCGTGAGGGCTCGGTCACCCTTCCCTGCGGGGCCTGCGGAAATGATTATAATGTCCACTCCAGGCCCGGTCCCCACTCGGTCCCTGGTGGGGACACACAGTGCCCTCCCGGCTGCCGGGCCTCAGGTCCTAACCGCTGAGGGTGTTGAATCTGCCCCTAATTTCCCAGAACGGGGGCAGAGTTCAGTGAGCTCCCGATGCTGCTGTGGGCACgctgcccagcccagggctcctcAGACGGCGCCCCTGGGCGTATTCCCCCAGCACTGAAGCCGAAACCAGGAAGTACGTTGaactgagtgaaaatgaaaacagcataTCAAAATGGATCATCTGCATAGACCCAGCAAAAGCAGTGGGCAAAATGCAACATCCATCCTGATGAGCACTGTCCGAAAAGCAGGACTAGCAGAGAACTTTCTCCACCTAACTAAGAGCATGAGAGAACCCACAGCAAGTCACGGCAACAGCAGACTCGATGGCGAAGACGGATGCATTCCTGATCACGTCAGGAACAACGCGGTGTCTGTTCCCACCACCGGCGGGTCCTGGCAAGGGCGGTGGGGTAGGAGGGCGACAGCACAGCACCATCCCCGTTGACAAGAAAGAAGGAGACTGTTCACACAAGTCACGTATAAAACCCTGTGGAATCTACAGAAGGCTCTGAAAAGCTAACACGCGGTGTAGCGGGGTTTCGGGCACAAAGTCAACATACGAAAAAAGTCAATTGTGTTCCTATAAACCAGCAACGAGCAACTGAAagctaaaaatttaaatatcatcggcaatatcagaagaaaatagagagaggAAAGGCTCTGACAAAAGACGTCCGAGGCGAGCACACGGAAAACCGGCCAACGCAGCTGGGGGGTTTGAAGACGACCTAATTAAACGGAGAGGTGCGCCAGCGCCCAGCTCGCAACACAAACCGGTGTTAACGTGTCAGTCTTCCCCAAGTCGGTCTGTAGATTGGGTGCAACTCCAATCGAAACCCCAGGGTGCCGTTCACTCGAGGTTGAGCCACTCATTCTGCGATTCGTGCAGAGGTGCACAGAACCCGGGAGAGCAGAAAACAGCTTTGAAAAAGATGAGCCAAGTTGGGGGCCTTCACCCCTTCCTGTGGAGCTACCAGGACCAACATCACTGTGGCATCGGCAGACACGGCTCAGAACAGAATAAACAGGCAGAAACGGAAACAGACACGCAGTCAGCCGGCTTTCGACAGAGGCGAACTTGGGACCTGGATGGGTCCTGAACAACCAAGGTGTCCGTATATGCGCAACGAGCTAAGCTTCAGGCCGTTCCTTACAGCAGATAAGAGTTGGCTCAGAACCTATCGCGGACCTCAGTGTGAAACCTAAGACcgtaaaacttccagaagaaagcagagaaaaatcctTGCAGCCTTGGCCTAAGGAAAGAATTCCTGGATACAACAGCAAAATCACAACCCACGAAGGAAAGAACAGATACATTGAACAACCTCAAAATCGAGAGCTTCCGCTCTTCGGAAAAGACcattaagac
Encoded here:
- the LOC122211025 gene encoding maestro heat-like repeat family member 5 isoform X6; amino-acid sequence: MVRRRVPTEPWDQRLEDSRKEGRPENLLSREVTLSMVAIPSEGFSCPHWRSNCLSPEGEQKLDIGCACRAKGGTEGAVVSCLPGAEGRLHAHLTETSGRALSLESDKAEHLGRASTSKPPNDGPLWEEALVGKIRTMSALQKSQALEAIQRHIREHTQLIRKEVPNTGLQELLAALNLELKQPLEKTFLFHFYGLILRECACADLVRRHLAGLLELSHQSSGQREGIAVAVGIVSSTHMQEVWAALEHVGRTRFLRTVFTSSDSQQPEPDTHWRWAGSTSLLCYGQMAARAGAQILPWVDNIVSRMVYYFSCSRYDNILKTSFLSATIMLLKALRQNSTPSYKFSQIPELIQCLLCILQKEPNFLATLFREKIILVIVGLSNLRPSLKPMVKSQVLHTCLQSLYTLPPTETLRSSLPPLDVAPDVTALYRKSMQALDLLLQSLISENKSVDELCFILQHMEPWLRSDSSHERQRAVQTIFLFLKYVVDYVGLTLLTQQKGSTSKFMYLNKTENFEANARRETETKFYDLVKVLDGNLTMAQHTQLVLTLLRGLCSHNHLRCDLASQLLLMIVEDHSIKAEQVAEILQGLFQELPSIIFKNTLQTVMQAVSVLGTQHAQETVEVILSLCHPSERQVIPLWKALASNTQLARKVLTLLYMKLRLRPPKELVRFTQQAELISLLALGTIYELLYTQEYKATVRWAFAGVLVGLLTQLHYLFELDVVDGISDYQEDVLDGKPLSPCRTCLEALKGLFWTTNYWEVFAYLKLLRGWELFEHMETYTEGVTLLARAMAHYDCEVKAVLGQAVISLKSSEERDNIVAILIIAEFLNSHELTQYMSRRTVDNFLSLGLNNPNQLVRAMSLKGLSSALRHPEKVMLLRNRLAGLLDGFVGPEPKDVMGLMEILGDILHRLGTQGVGATSLRIAQHLLQLFDDEQADVRGGAILLYGDVLYSGGKKYQQALKNHAFQALVPLLFHLADSCPNVVMIPLLKTKLTFLRCAILLKWEFRKELFGKLAWGRGLSAENDVFIYTVESNLGNYHQFLMQALTYLSSPDRNLKQAAMKFIGGMLQDYFPDLCICLRKADVRTLRKHLEILKQDPDSMSRRFYSSFLEDIWELSQYVTH